Genomic DNA from Elusimicrobiota bacterium:
GGAGCTGTTTGAATTAAGTTTCCCGGTCAAAAGTTCTGTGCCTACGCAAATCAATTCTGTTTTCATTTTTTTATTGTCATCCTGAATTTATTTCAGGATCTACTTTAATTTTTTGATATTCAAAGAGAAAGCTTTTGATCCTGAAACCCTCCCTCCGCATGGTTTCTTTGAAACCAAACCCCAAATGATTTTTTTAAAAATCAAAACATTGGGGCAGGTCAGCGGGGCAGGCAAGTTCAGGATGACATTTTGCGTCAATTATAAAACCCGATTTTTTTGTCATCCTGAAGGATATTTGCCTTGATTTCGCCAAACCTTGATTCGTATTTGGCGACATTATCCTTCAAAGCTGAAAGGATCCGTTTTGCGTGAATAGGAGAAGTGATAATCCTGCTTCTAACGCGCGCTTTCGGATTTTGAGGCTGCATGAAAATGAAATCTAAAATAAATTCGCTTTCTGAGTGGCTAATCATTGCTAGGTTGGCATAAGCTCCTTGCGCGGTTACTTCATCAATTTCAATCTGAATTTCATTTTTTTTGAATTCTTCCATTTTTTCTTCCCTTCCTTTAGAAATAGTTTATTCCGTCTTAGCAGCTAATTCTTTTGTTATTGCTAAATCCTTATCACTTACCACTTACCCCTTATCCCTTTTTTTCACATTCCTATAACTTTCAGTATTTCCTTAATATCTGCCTTAACCTTCTTAGGCTTTGCAGCGCATGCGATTGCGCGATCCGGATCCTTTAAGCCGTGGCCTGTAAGAATGCAAACAACTTTTTTCCCCGGATTATTTTCAAAAAAACCTTTCTTGACATACTTTATCAATCCGGCAATTGATGCTGCGGAAGCGGGTTCTGCAAAAACCCCCTCAACTGAAGCTAAAAGCTTATATGCTTCAATTATCTCATCGTCAGTAACAGTATCTATTACTCCGTTTGATTCATCCCTTGCTTCAACAGCTTGTTTCCATGAAGCAGGATTACCTATTCTTATAGCCGTTGCAATAGTATCGGGTTTTTCAACAGGATGGCCCAAAACAATCGGGGCCGAACCTGCCGCCTGAAAACCCATCATCTTTGGCAAACCCATTTTATTGTCGGAAACTTTATTGTATTCCTTATAACCCTTCCAGTAAGCGGCGATATTTCCCGCATTTCCGACGGGCATAAACTGATAATCAGGCGATTTTCCTAAAACTT
This window encodes:
- a CDS encoding DUF3467 domain-containing protein; the protein is MEEFKKNEIQIEIDEVTAQGAYANLAMISHSESEFILDFIFMQPQNPKARVRSRIITSPIHAKRILSALKDNVAKYESRFGEIKANILQDDKKIGFYN
- the thrC gene encoding threonine synthase; translated protein: MSYKGLIDKYRRFLPVSEKTPIVTLMEGNTPLIPANNLKNELKFKGEIFLKYEGMNPTGSFKDRGMTMAVSKALEAGSKAVICASTGNTSASAAAYSARAGIRCVVLIPEGNIALGKLSQAVMHGALVISVDGNFDTALNLVKSLSEKYPLTLVNSLNPYRIEGQKTASYEICEVLGKSPDYQFMPVGNAGNIAAYWKGYKEYNKVSDNKMGLPKMMGFQAAGSAPIVLGHPVEKPDTIATAIRIGNPASWKQAVEARDESNGVIDTVTDDEIIEAYKLLASVEGVFAEPASAASIAGLIKYVKKGFFENNPGKKVVCILTGHGLKDPDRAIACAAKPKKVKADIKEILKVIGM